TGGGCAGTGCTTCGCCGGCCGATACGGTCTTGGCCAGGCAGGCCAGGTCGTAGCGGGACGCCAGCGCGGCCATCTGGCGGTAGAACGTGGGAGCGGTGAAACAGACCGTGGCGCGATGGCGCTCGATGGCCTGCAGCAGCGTTTCCGGCGTCAGCTTCTCCAGCAGCACGGATGCGGCGCCGATCCGCAGCGGGAACAGCAGCAGCCCGCCCAGGCCGAACGTGAACGCCAGCGGCGGCGTGCCGATGAACAGGTCCGCCGGTTGCGCGCGCAGCGTGTGGCGCGCGAACGTGTCGCAGATCGCCAGCAGGTCGCGGTGGAAGTGCATCGTCCCTTTCGGCACGCCCGTCGTGCCGGAGGTGAAGCCGATCAGGCAGACGTCGTCCGCCGCGGTGTCGCAGGCCGCGAACGTGGCCGGCTGCGCCGCCATCAGCGCTTCCAGTTGCGTGTCCGTGCCGCCGAAATGCATCGCCGGCGGGCAGGCCGGCAGCTGCTCCAGTTCCGCGCACAGGTCGGCCGCGCACAGCACGGCGTTGACCTCGGCCTTGGCGACGATGGTCGCCAGCTCGCGCGCGCGCAGCAGCGGCATCGTGGGCACGGCGATGCAGCCGGCCTTGAACACGGCCAGGAGCGCCGCCGCCATCATCGGCGTATTGGCGCCGCGCAGCAGCACGCGGTTGCCGGGCACCAGGCCCAGCGGGCCGCGCAGCACGTGCGCAATGCGGTCCACCCGCTCCAGCAGCTGCGCATAGGTCCAGCTGCCGTGGACACCGTGCAGCGCGACGCGCTCGCCATGGGCCCGTGCCGTATCGTCCAGCAGCGCGGCGGTGCAGTTCAGGCGGTCGGGATAGTGCAGCTCGGGCAGCTCGAACAGCAGCTCGGGCCACTCTTCGCGGGGCGGCAGGTGCGCCCTAGCGAACGGATCGACATGGCCGCTGGCGCTTCTTGCATCTGTGCTCATGGTCACCCCTGTCAGGTCAACGCTGCCGTGGTTGTCGGCGATGCACTTACTTTAAACTTAAACTATTTTGCTGGCAAGGGTCAGGGTCTGTCCCCGCAGGGGACTGACCCTGGTTTTTACCGATACCTTCGCGCCGCAGAGGAAAACCGGGGTCAGTCCCTTTGAGGGACAGACCCCAACCATCAAGCGCTGGCGATGAAATACAGGATAGTGAATTACAGGATAGCGACCAGCCCGGCCTGCCGCTGCACGGCTGCCGCAACATCGGCCAGCACCTGCTGCAGCCGGGCCGGCGCCGGTGCCGTGCCCTGCAGGCCGCGCAGCGCGGCCAGGGCGCCGTGCAGGCCGAGGGTGGCGCAGCCGGCGGCCAGGCGCTCCAGCCGCGCCTGTGCGCCCTGGTGGTCGCCCCGCTCCAGCAGCGCGCCGATGTCGGCGGGGGCGGCGGTGAGCTGCTGTTCGAAGCCGGCCAGGTAGGCCTGCAGGCGGCGCGCGTCGATGCCGAGCCGGGCCTGGGTCACGGCGGGATCCTCGGCCGGCAGCGCCTGTCCCGCCCCACCCAGAAGCCGCGCCAGGTGCGCGCGAACGTGCTCGGCCTCGAACGGCTTGACGATGTAGCCGGACGCACCGGCCTGCGTGGCCTGCTGGACGGTGGCGCGGTCGCCGGCGGAGGACACCAGCACGAATGGCAGGTCGGCCAACGCCGGATCGGCACGCACGTGCTGCAGCAGGTCCATGCCGGACAGGCGCGGCATGCGCAGGTCGCAGAAGCAGATCGCCGGACGCAGCCCCGCGCTCAACTGGCGCCAGGCATCGGCACCATCCTCCGCCTCCGTGATATCGAAACTGCCGCTGCTGTCGATCAGGTGCATCAGCATCATGCGCGACACCACGTCGTCGTCTACTACCAGAACTTTCATTGACTCTTATTCGGCTGTGCCGTTGATGGACGATTCGACATGATGCCCGCATCGGGCCCGGCTGTAAATGCGCGCACGGCTGCGTGCGCGCACGTCGGCACCGTCAGCCGGTGCGGGCCGGCGACACGATCCGGCCCAGCATCTGGTGCAGGCGCGGCAGCTTGTGCCGGATGGCGGGCCACAGCGCGCGGTCGGCCGCCCGCTCCAGCTCGGAGCACAGGGCGTGCAGCTCCATGTCCTGCAGGTAGGCGGCGCTGCCTTTCATGCCGTGGAACAGCCGGCCCGCCGCATCCGCGTCGGCGGCTGCCAGGGCCGCATCCAGTTCGTCCAGCCGGCCCGGCAGGTCGGCAATGAACGCGTCGCGCAGGCGCAGGCGCAGTGCCTCGGCGGCGGCCTTCTCCGCCGCCAGGCGCTCCGCTTCCGCCGCCGCGTCGGCGTCCGGCGGGCTGTCCTGCGCCACCGGCTCGACCGCCGCCAGCGCGGTATCGACACCGAACATCGCATCCAGTTCCGCCACGCTGGGTCGCTCCGGCGCCGCCTGGCCCGGCATCGGCGCCAGCGCGAGGCCACGCTGCAGCTGGCGTTCGATGGCGCGCGACAGCTGGAAATGCAGCGCGCCCTCGTCGATCGGCTTGGTCAGGAAGTCGTCCATGCCGGCCGCCAGGTAGCGGCTGCGGTCCTCCTCGCTGGCGTTGGCCGTCAGCGCGATGATCATCAGCCCCTGGTCGCGCACCGGCGCGTCCGGCGGACCGCCTGCGCGGATCAGGCGCGTGGCCGTGGGACCATCCATTTCCGGCATGCGCCCGTCCATCAGGATCAGGTCGTAGCGCGTGTGCGCGCACGCGGCCACGGCCAACGCACCGTTGCCCGCGATATCGACCTTGTGGCCCAGGTCCTCCAGCATCATGCGCACGATGATCTGGTTGGTGGGAAAGTCCTCCGCGCACAACACGCGCAGCTGGTGGCTGTGCGGCGCGCGCGGTTCATGCGGCACCATCGGCGGCGCGATGCCGCGCGCCAGCGGCAGCGTGAAGCTGAACACGCTGCCCACGTTCGGCGTGCTGACGGCGCCGATTTCGCCGCCCATCAGTTCGACCAGCTGGCGGCAGATGGCCAGCCCCAGTCCCGTGCCGCCGTAGCGGCGCGTCGTCGTCGCGTCGGCCTGCTCGAACTTCTCGAACAGGCGCGGCAGCTCGGACTCCGGAATGCCGATGCCGGTATCCTCCACCGTGAAGCGGATCGGCGTGCACACGTCGCCGCCCCGCTCCCCTCCGCCGCCGATCCGCTCGACGCGCAGCGTGACCTGGCCCCGCTGCGTGAACTTGAACGCGTTGCCCACCAGGTTGACGAGCACCTGGCGCAGCCGGGTCGGATCGCCCACCACGAACGGCGGCAGGTCGTGGCCGAACTCGACGCGGAATTCGATGTTGTGCGCGGCCGCCTGTTCCTCGAACAAGCTGACCACGTTCTCCACCGTGGCGGCAAGTGCGAAGTCGATCTTCTCGATCGTCAGCTTGCCCGCCTCGATCTTGGAAAAGTCGAGCAGGTCGTTGATGATCGACAGCAGCGACTGCGCGTTGGCCTGGCCCCGTTCGATCTGCTCGCGCGTGGTGCTGGCCAGCGTCTCGTCGCGCAGCGCGAAGCCCAGCATGCCGATCACGCCCGCCAGCGGCGTGCGCATCTCGTGGCTCATGTTGGCCAGGAACTCGGACTTCTGCCGGGTGGCGTCTTCCGCCTTCTGCTTGGCCTGGCTGAGGCGTTCGTCGCGCTGTTCCAGCTCGCGCTTCTGCTCCAGCAGCATGCGGTTCTTCAGTTCCACTTCGGCGGTGCGCAGGCCGACCTGCTGCTCCAGCCGGGTGCGCTGGTGGCGCAGCACGCGCACGCGCGCCCGGTACAGCACGAAGCCCGCACCCAACGCCAGCAGCACGGCCAGGGTGCGGAACCACCAGGTCTTCCACACCGGCGGCAGGATCGTGATCGTCAGCGTGGCCGGTTCGCTCCAGACACCGTCCTTGTTGGCCGCCTTGACGCGGAACACGTACTGGCCCGGATCGAGGTTAGTATAGGTGGCGAAGCGCTTGTCCGCGTCGGTGCTGACCCAGTTGCGATCGAAGCCGATCAGCTGGTAGGCGAAGCGGTTGCGCTGCGGCGCGGCGTAGTGCAGCGCCGCGAACTCCAGCGCAAACACGGAATCGTCCTGCTGCAGCGTCAGCGCGCGCGTGTATTCGATTGCCTGCTTCAGCACCACGTGGCCATCGGGGCCGCTCTCGCCGGGTCGCTGCGAGCGGTTGAAGATCTGGAAATCGGTGATGACCACGGGCGGCGCCACCGTGTTGGAACGGATCTCGCGCGGGTCGAACGCCGTCACGCCGTTGAAGCCGCCGAAGTACAGCGTGCCGTCGGCGGCCGACAAGGCCGAGCCGTCGAAATAGGCGCCCTCGATGGTGCCGTCCACGCCGGAGTAGTTGTTGATCCGTCCGGACGCGGGGTCGAGGCTGGCCACGCCCGTATTGGTCGACACCCACAGCTTGCCCGCGCGGTCGGCCAGGATGGCCGCGATGGCGTCGTCGGCCAGGCCGTCCTGGCGCAGGTAGCGGCGGAAGCTCGCGCTGCCGTCGGCATGCCGTTCCATGCGGTTCAGGCCCGACGCCGTGCCCACCCACAGCGTGCCGCGGGCGTCCTCGTACAGGTAATGCACCTCGTTGTGCGACAGGCTGGCCGGATCCTCCGGATCGTGGCGGAAGTGGCGGAAATGGCCGGTCTTGCGGTCCAGCAGGTCCAGCCCGTTGAACGTGCCGACCCACAGGTTGCCGTAGCGGTCCTCCAGCAGCGGGCGCACGATATTGTCGGACAGGCTGTGCGGATCGGCCGGGTCGTGGCGGAACAGCAGCACGCCGCCGCTGCCCGGATCGAGCCGCACCAGGCCCGCCTTGCTGGCCACCCACAGCATGCCGCCACGGTCCTTGTGCAGGTAGCGCACCACGTCCGTTTCCGGATCGCCGCGCGCCAGCAGCGCCGGCCCGAACGTGCGCGCGACAGGATCGAACTGGCGCACGCCGGAACGCGAACCCACCCACAACAGGCCGCCGTCGCCCGGCCACAACGCCGTCACCGCGCCTTCGTTGCGCGCATGCTCGCCCAGCGGCAGCGGGAACAGCGTGTTCTCGCCCGTCAGCGGGTCGTGCAGGCTGAGGCCGTCGTTATTGCCGATCCACAGCTTGCCGCTGCCCGCGTCGGCCATCGTAAACACCCGGTTGTCGCTGAGGGACCGGGGCTGGTCCGGGTCCTTGACGATGCGCGCGAAGCCGCCGCTGGCCAGGTCGACCCGGCTCAAGCCGTTGTACCACGTGCCCACCCACAGCGTGCCGACGCGGTCGCGGAACAGCGAGGACACGTAGTCGTCGGCCAGGCTGTGCGGGTCGCCCACCTGGTGGCGGTACTGCACGAAGCGGCCCGCGGCCGGGATCCAGCGCAGCAGCCCCTGGTTGCGCATGCCGACCCAGACGGTGCCGTCGCTGTCCTGGTACAGCGTGGCGACGGTGCCGCCCTGCAGCCCATGCGACGCATCGAGCCGCTGGCGGCGCGGCTCGCCGCCGCCCGGCCCCATCTGCCAGCGCTCCACGCCTTCATGGGTGCCCAGCCACAGCGTCTGCTCGCTGTCCATCAAGAGCGCCTGCACGGCGACGGGACGCCCGCTCGCGGAGCGCACGGCAAAGTGGCGGAATGCCTGTGCGCCCGGCAGCAGCAGGTCGACGCCGGCCGGCGTGCCGATCCACAGCCGGCCGGCGCGGTCGCGCGCCAGCGCGTTGATCTGGTCGTGCGCCAGGCTGCGCGCGTTGGCCACTTCGTTGTGCCACACGGTAAAGCGGCCCGTCACGGGATCGAAACGCTGCAGGCCGTCGGCCGTGCCCACCCACAGGCCGCCGGCGCCATCGTCGATGATCGCGCGCACGTGGCGGTTGCCGCTGCCGCGCTGCTCCGGCTCGTCCGGCCGGTAGTGCGTGAAGCGCTGTGTCAGCGGATCGAAGCGATCCAGGCCGTTGTCCGTGCCCACCCACATGCGGCCCACGGCATCGATGTGCACCACGCGCACCCAGTTCTCGGCCAGGCTGTGCGGATCGGACAAGGCGTGGCGATACACCACCGTGCGATAGCCGTCGAACCGCGACAGGCCACCCTGGCTGCCGAACCACATGAAGCCCTGGCGGTCCTGGGCGATGGCCAGCACGGATTCCTGCGCCAGTCCGTCGGCCACGCCCAGCTGTTCGAACCGCAGCGAGCGGGCCGGCGCCGCCATGGCGGCGGCGCACAGGGCCAGCAGCAGTGCGGCCAGCAAGGAACGGAGGAAGCGTGCCGTCATCGTCATCGTTATCGTCATCACGATCCGAAAAAGGCCAGCACGTCGGCGCGGCGCGCCTGGGTGTCGTGCTGGCCCAGCCGGATCAGTTCATTGGTATAGCTGGCCTCGAACAGCAGGTAGGACGCCAGCGCGGCGCCGCGTGCCTCGGTGGCGCCGATCCCCGACAGCAGCGTGCGCACGGGTGCCGGCAGGCTGCCGATATGGCGCAGCGCCAGTTCGTCCAGGCGTTCGGACGGCGCGATGACCAGCAGTTGCACCGGCCGCAGCGGGGTTTTCTCCAGCAGGTCGGGCGGCAGCACCGACAGGGTCTGGTTGATGCGGTTCAGGCGCTCGATGTCCACCGCCAGGCTGTCCAGGAAGATCGACGACATCGCATGGCCGGCGATCTGCGCCAGGCTGGGATAGCGGGCCGACTCGGTCGCGGTGCGGGCCGGCTCCGTCAGCCGGCCCGCACCCACCACCAGCACCTTGGCGGCCCCCAGGTGGATCGCCGGCGAGATCGGCGCCAGCTGGCGCATCGAGCCGTCGCCGCAGTACTCGCGGTGGCCGCCCAGGAACAGCGGCGTGGCGGGAAAGATGAACGGGATCGCCGACGACGCCAGCAGGTGTTCCACGCCGATCTGGTCCTGCAGCGCCACGCGCTGCATGCGCACCCAGGGGGCGATCTCGGCCGCCGTCTGGTAGAAGGTCAGGTGCTGGCCGCCCGTGTACGACGATGCCGTCACGGCCAGCGCGTGCAGCAGGCCTTCCTGCAGCACGGTGTCCAGGCGCGGCAGGTCCAGCATCCGGTGCAGCAGGTCGGCCAGCGGTGTGTTGTCCAGCAGGGAGCTCGGCGGCGCCGCATGCCATTTGCGCAGCAGCCAGCCGAACGACAGCAGCGACAGCCAGCGCGCGCCCGAGCGCAGCACGCCCAGCGAATCGGCGCGGTAGACCTGAGCGACGGCGATGTGCGACCACACGTCCAGCAGGCGTGCGACGCTCTCGCCGAAGTTGTCGGCGCGGCAAGCCAGCGCCGTCGCGTTGATCGCGCCGGCGGACGTGCCGCAGATGATCTGAAACGGATTCCTGGCCGGCGGCCAGCCGGCTTCCAGCAAGATCTCGGAGATCGCCTGCAGCACCCCGACCTGGTAGGCGGCGCGCGCGCCGCCCCCGGTCAGTATCAGGCCGGTCTTCTTTTTCATTCCCATTTACCAAGGGTAACACGAGGGGCCCTGGGCCGGTCAGGGGGTGGCGGGTCGCTGGGGCTGCATTGCAACACCGGGACGTATATGAAGATCCAGGGTGCCAGGCACTTGTTTGCGGATCGCACACCCGCAAACAAGTGCCTGGCACGGTGGGTTACCTTGCCTACTCGCCCCGCACGATCCCCTCGCGGCGCGGATCGGCGCCACCGAACCACGCATCGCGGCCGTCGCGGGTGACACGCTGGATGCCCTGCAGTCCGGAGTTCTGCTCGAACAGGCGCACTTCGTGGCCGCGCGCCTTCAATTGCTGCACGGTGGCGTCCGGGAAGCGCCCCGCTTCCAGTTCCGTGGGCCCGTTGCGACTGCCGAAGTTGGGCAGGCTGATGGCCTGCTGCACGTCCAGGTGCCAGTCCAGCGTCCCCACCAGCACCTTGGCGACATAGTTGATGATCGCCGAGCCGCCCGGGGAACCCGTGGCCAGCACCAGTTTCTTCGTCGCCTTGTCGAACACCAGCGTGGGCGACATCGCACTGCGCGGGCGCTTGCCCGGCTGCACGCGGTTGGCGATCGGGCCGTTCTCGTCCACCGCATCGAACGAGAAATCCGTCAGCTGGTTGTTCAGCATGAAGCCGTCCACCATCTGGCGCGAGCCGAACGCATCCTCCACCGACGTCGTCATCGACAGGCCGTTGCCGTACCGGTCGACGGCGACCAGGTGCGACGTGGACGGCTTGTCCAGCGCCGTATCCGTGCCCCACGCCACTTGCATGCCCTGCGGCGTGCCGGCACGGGCGCTGCCCATCGACTGCGTGCCGATCAGTGCGGCACGCCGGGCCAGGTAGCGCTTGTCCAGCAGCGCCGCGACGCCGTTGCCGGGCAGCGGGACGAAGTCGGTATCGGCCACGTAGCGGTTGCGGTCCGCGTAGGCCAGCCGGCCCGCCTCGGTGAACAGGTGCAGTGCGTGGGCATCCGGCACGCCGTTCACCGGCGGGTGCGCGGCGATGTCGGTCGACTCCAGGATGCCCAGCATCTCGGCGACGGCAATGCCGCCGGACGACGGCGGTGGCGCGCCGCACACCGTCCACTTGCGGTAATCGCTGCAGACCGGGTCACGCTCCCTGGCGCGGTAGTCGGCGATATCCTTGGCGGTCAGCAGGCCCGGATTGGTCGGATGGTTTTTCACCTTCGCCGCGATGTCGCGGGCGATACGGCCGTGGTAGAACGCGTGCGCTCCGCCCTTCGCCACCTCGCGCAGCGTTTGCGCCAGCTCGGGGTTCTTCAGCAGGTAACCGACGGGGCGCGGCTGGCCGGCACTGTCGTAGAAATAGGCCGCCGCCACCGGGTCGCGCGTGAGGCGCTTCTGGTCGTAGCGCAGCAGCGCGTGCAGGCGCGGGCTCACGTTGAAACCCTTGTCGGCCAGCTCGATGGCCGGCTGGAACAGCGTGGCCCACGACAGCTTGCCGTGCTGCTTGTGCGCCAGCTCCAGCATGCGCAGCACGCCCGGTGCACCCGTCGAGCGGCCGCCCACGATGCCGGTCTCGCGCGATACGGGCTTGCCGTCCTTGTCCAGGAACAGCCGTTCGGTGGCGGCCATCGGCGCCGTTTCGCGGCCATCGTACGAACGGACCTTGCTGCCGTCGAAGTGCACGAGGAAGGCGCCGCCACCGATGCCGGAAGACTGCGGCTCGACCAGGGTCAGCACCATCTGCGTGGCGATCGCCGCGTCGAGCGCGGTGCCGCCTTGCTTGAGCATGCGGTAGCCGGCCTCGGTGGCCAGCGGGTTGGCGGCGGCCACCATGTAGTGCGACGCGGTCCAACCGGTCTTGGTGGTGTAGCCGGTGGCGATTTCGGGCGCCGCCTGCGTCGCATCCTGGGCATGCAGCGCGGGCGCCGCGCACAGCAGCGCGGCGGCCCAGGCCAGATTCTTGAAACGATTCATCGACTCTCTCGCAAAACAAAACGCGCAGGCGGTCCCGCGCGCTCGTGATTGCGGCAATGCTACCTTATTTCGGCTGCATCCGGATGGCACCGTCCAGGCGGATCGTCTCGCCGTTCAGCATGACGTTCTCGATGATCGCCTTGGCCAGGTGCGCGTATTCGTCCGGCTTGCCCAGGCGCGGCGGGAACGGCACCATCTTGCCCAGCGCGTCCTGCACCTCGGCCGGCATCCCCAGCAGCATCGGCGTCTCGAAGATGCCCGGGGCAATCGTCATCACGCGGATGCCGCTGCGCGACAGGTCGCGCGCCATCGGCAGCGTCATGCCGGCCACCGCGGCCTTCGAGGCGGCGTAGGCGGCCTGGCCGATCTGGCCGTCGAACGCGGCAACCGACGCGGTGTTGACGATCACGCCGCGCTCGTTCTGCGCGGCCGGTTCGGTCTTGCCCATCGCATCGGCCGCCAGCCGGCACATGTTGAAGGTGCCGACCAGGTTGATGTTGACGGCGCGCTGGAACACGTCCAGCGGATGCGGGCCGTCCTTGCCGACGGTTTTCACCGCGGGCGCGATGCCGGCGCAGTTGACCAGGCCGCGCAACGTGCCGAATGCGGTCGCGGCCGCGACAACGGCCTGGCCGTCCGCCTCGGACGTCACGTCGCAACGCACGAAGCGGGCCGTGTCGGCGCCCAGCTCGCGCGCCAGCGCCTCGCCCGCCTCGGCCTGCACGTCGGCCAGCACGACCTTGCCGCCCGCCTGCGCCAGCATGCGCGCCGTCGCGGCGCCCAGGCCGGACGCGCCGCCCGTGATGATGAATACGTTACCCTCGATCTGCATTATCCGTGTCTCCTTCATGGTGGGTGACGTTTACGTTAACGTCAACCGCTATTGTAGCGCGCTTGCAAGGGTCTGTCCCTGCACAGGGACTGACCCTGAAGTTCGCCAGGTCCGGGAGAACGCCAGCGGGCCAGACGCCGGCGACCGCTGTCCTACATGCAGGTAATGACCCCGGCGGCGCTGCTGCACAAGCGCCCGCTGGGACTCGTCAGCACGGGGCCGTTGTACTGCGTGCCGGCCGCGTCGCGGCAGCCGGCCGGGCCGCACGTGGCGGGCACCGGCTGGCTGACACCGGGCGGCGGCACGGCAAAGGCGCCGGGCGCATGGTTGACGTAGGGCGACGGCGGCGGCGTGGCCGACGTGGCGGGCGGCGGCATGGCCTGGCCCGTGCGCGGCGTCAGCTGGAACAGCGTCGCCGGCGTATCGCCTGCCGGTGCCGCGGGTGCGGCGCTGACAGGGCTGGGATCGGGGACGGGCGCGGGCGCGGGCGCGGGATAGTCCTGCCGCGGCACCGGCCGGCGCGGCAGCGGGCGTTTCGTCGGCGCCGTGCGGCAGGGTTCGACGGCCAGGCCGCGCCCGTCCGGCCGCAGCTTGCAGACCGGCAGGCGGGCGTAGGCCGCGCGCTCGGCGGGGGTGGCGGCAGGGGCGGCGTACAGCAGGCATGGCAGCGCCGCCAGCATGGCGGTGACGATGCCGTGGCGGATCGTGGGGGTCATCGGGCACTCCGGGTCGTTGGCCGATGATACGCCCGTGGCACGGGCTGGCGCCGCACTGTTGGCCGATGAGCAGCGAGAAGCAACCCGTGGTGTCAGCCGCCCATCTGCGGATCGGAGACCCGCAGATGGGCGGCTGACACCGTGCTTGCTTGTGACACCGGCATCAGCGCTGCGCCTTTACCTCTGGCAGCGGGCGCGCCGGCGCCGCTTCGGCCGCCACCTGCGCCTTGGCCGGCCCATGGGCCAGCAGGGGCTCGGCCGTCACGGCCAGCCAGCCCGTCGTCGGCAGCAGCGGCACCAGCAGCAGCGCGACGATGTTGATGATCTTGATCAGGGGATTGACGGCCGGGCCGGCCGTGTCCTTGTACGGGTCGCCCACCGTGTCGCCCGTGACGGCCGCCTTGTGCGCGTCCGAACCCTTGCCGCCGTGGTGGCCGTCCTCGATGAACTTCTTGGCGTTATCCCAGGCGCCACCGCCGGTGGTCATCGAGATCGCCACGAACAGCCCGGTGATGATGGTCCCCATCAGCATGCCGCCCAGCGCGGCGGGCCCCAGCAGCATGCCCACCAGGATCGGCACGACGACCGGCAGCAGCGATGGCACGATCATCTCGCGGATGGCGGACGCCGTCAGCATGTCCACCGCCTTGTCGTATTCGGGGCGGCCGGTGCCGTCCATGATGCCCTTGATGTCGCGGAACTGGCGCCGCACCTCGACGACGACCGCGCCCGCCGCACGCCCTACCGCCTCCATCGCCATGGCGCCGAACAGGTAGGGAATCAGGCCGCCGATGAACAGGCCCACGATGACCATGGGGTTGGACAGGTCGAACGTCATCGACTTGCCGACCGACTCCAGCGCGTGCGTGTAGTCGGCGAACAGCACCAGCGCGGCCAGGCCCGCCGAGCCGATCGCGTAGCCTTTCGTGACGGCCTTGGTGGTGTTGCCCACCGCGTCCAGCGGGTCCGTGATCGCGCGCACCGAGTCGGGCATGCCGGCCATCTCGGCAATGCCGCCGGCGTTGTCGGTGATGGGCCCATAGGCGTCCAGCGCGACGATGATGCCGGCCATCGACAGCATCGCCGTGGCGGCCACGGCGATGCCGTACAGGCCGGCCAGCTTGAACGACACGAGGATGGCCACGCACACGGCCAGCACGGGCCACGCGGTGGACTTCATCGACACGCCCAGGCCCGCGATGATGTTGGTGCCGTGGCCGGTCGTGGAAGCGTCGGCGATGTGGCGCACCGGCGTGAAGTCGGTCCCCGTGTAGAACTCGGTGATGTACACCATCAGCCCGGTCAGCACGATGCCGACGAACGTGGCCCCCATCATCTTCCAGCGCATCGTGTCGTCGGTCCACAGCAGCCACGTGACGATGGCAAAGCCGATCAGCGACAGGATCGCGGCCCACCACAGTCCCGTGTACAGCGCGGACATGATCTTCTTGCCCGGCTTCGCCTTGACGAACAGGCAGCCGACGATCGACGCCAGGATCGACACCCCGCCCAGCAGCAGCGGGTACAGCATGGCGTCGTGCGGCGCATCCGTGATCACCAGCGCGCCCAGCAGCATCGTCGCGATCAGCGTGACGACATAGGTCTCGAACAGGTCGGCCGCCATGCCGGCGCAGTCGCCCACGTTGTCGCCCACGTTGTCGGCGATGACGGCAGGGTTGCGCGGATCGTCCTCGGGAATGCCCGCCTCGACCTTGCCGACCAGGTCGGCGCCCACGTCGGCGCCCTTGGTGAAGATGCCGCCGCCCAGGCGCGCGAAGATGGAGATCAGCGAGGCACCGAAGGCCAGCCCGATCAGCGGCTTGACGACGTCGTGCGCCGACAGGGCAGGCGCCGGATAGGCGGTGGCGGAGAACGTCGTCAGCATCCAGTAGAACAGCGCGACACCCAGAAGGCCCAGGCCGACCACCAGGAGTCCCGTGATGGCGCCGCCGCGGAAGGCGATGTTCAGGGCCTCGTTCATGCCGACGGACGCGGCCTGCGCCGTGCGCACGTTGGCCCGGACGGACACGTTCATGCCGATGAAGCCGCAGGCGCCGGACAGCACCGCGCCGATCAGGAAGCCCAGTGCCGTATGGGCGCCCAGCAG
This is a stretch of genomic DNA from Pseudoduganella chitinolytica. It encodes these proteins:
- a CDS encoding patatin-like phospholipase family protein, with protein sequence MGMKKKTGLILTGGGARAAYQVGVLQAISEILLEAGWPPARNPFQIICGTSAGAINATALACRADNFGESVARLLDVWSHIAVAQVYRADSLGVLRSGARWLSLLSFGWLLRKWHAAPPSSLLDNTPLADLLHRMLDLPRLDTVLQEGLLHALAVTASSYTGGQHLTFYQTAAEIAPWVRMQRVALQDQIGVEHLLASSAIPFIFPATPLFLGGHREYCGDGSMRQLAPISPAIHLGAAKVLVVGAGRLTEPARTATESARYPSLAQIAGHAMSSIFLDSLAVDIERLNRINQTLSVLPPDLLEKTPLRPVQLLVIAPSERLDELALRHIGSLPAPVRTLLSGIGATEARGAALASYLLFEASYTNELIRLGQHDTQARRADVLAFFGS
- a CDS encoding two-component regulator propeller domain-containing protein, whose product is MTITMTMTARFLRSLLAALLLALCAAAMAAPARSLRFEQLGVADGLAQESVLAIAQDRQGFMWFGSQGGLSRFDGYRTVVYRHALSDPHSLAENWVRVVHIDAVGRMWVGTDNGLDRFDPLTQRFTHYRPDEPEQRGSGNRHVRAIIDDGAGGLWVGTADGLQRFDPVTGRFTVWHNEVANARSLAHDQINALARDRAGRLWIGTPAGVDLLLPGAQAFRHFAVRSASGRPVAVQALLMDSEQTLWLGTHEGVERWQMGPGGGEPRRQRLDASHGLQGGTVATLYQDSDGTVWVGMRNQGLLRWIPAAGRFVQYRHQVGDPHSLADDYVSSLFRDRVGTLWVGTWYNGLSRVDLASGGFARIVKDPDQPRSLSDNRVFTMADAGSGKLWIGNNDGLSLHDPLTGENTLFPLPLGEHARNEGAVTALWPGDGGLLWVGSRSGVRQFDPVARTFGPALLARGDPETDVVRYLHKDRGGMLWVASKAGLVRLDPGSGGVLLFRHDPADPHSLSDNIVRPLLEDRYGNLWVGTFNGLDLLDRKTGHFRHFRHDPEDPASLSHNEVHYLYEDARGTLWVGTASGLNRMERHADGSASFRRYLRQDGLADDAIAAILADRAGKLWVSTNTGVASLDPASGRINNYSGVDGTIEGAYFDGSALSAADGTLYFGGFNGVTAFDPREIRSNTVAPPVVITDFQIFNRSQRPGESGPDGHVVLKQAIEYTRALTLQQDDSVFALEFAALHYAAPQRNRFAYQLIGFDRNWVSTDADKRFATYTNLDPGQYVFRVKAANKDGVWSEPATLTITILPPVWKTWWFRTLAVLLALGAGFVLYRARVRVLRHQRTRLEQQVGLRTAEVELKNRMLLEQKRELEQRDERLSQAKQKAEDATRQKSEFLANMSHEMRTPLAGVIGMLGFALRDETLASTTREQIERGQANAQSLLSIINDLLDFSKIEAGKLTIEKIDFALAATVENVVSLFEEQAAAHNIEFRVEFGHDLPPFVVGDPTRLRQVLVNLVGNAFKFTQRGQVTLRVERIGGGGERGGDVCTPIRFTVEDTGIGIPESELPRLFEKFEQADATTTRRYGGTGLGLAICRQLVELMGGEIGAVSTPNVGSVFSFTLPLARGIAPPMVPHEPRAPHSHQLRVLCAEDFPTNQIIVRMMLEDLGHKVDIAGNGALAVAACAHTRYDLILMDGRMPEMDGPTATRLIRAGGPPDAPVRDQGLMIIALTANASEEDRSRYLAAGMDDFLTKPIDEGALHFQLSRAIERQLQRGLALAPMPGQAAPERPSVAELDAMFGVDTALAAVEPVAQDSPPDADAAAEAERLAAEKAAAEALRLRLRDAFIADLPGRLDELDAALAAADADAAGRLFHGMKGSAAYLQDMELHALCSELERAADRALWPAIRHKLPRLHQMLGRIVSPARTG
- a CDS encoding AMP-binding protein, coding for MSTDARSASGHVDPFARAHLPPREEWPELLFELPELHYPDRLNCTAALLDDTARAHGERVALHGVHGSWTYAQLLERVDRIAHVLRGPLGLVPGNRVLLRGANTPMMAAALLAVFKAGCIAVPTMPLLRARELATIVAKAEVNAVLCAADLCAELEQLPACPPAMHFGGTDTQLEALMAAQPATFAACDTAADDVCLIGFTSGTTGVPKGTMHFHRDLLAICDTFARHTLRAQPADLFIGTPPLAFTFGLGGLLLFPLRIGAASVLLEKLTPETLLQAIERHRATVCFTAPTFYRQMAALASRYDLACLAKTVSAGEALPIATRQAWQQATGLAMIDGIGATEMLHIFISAAGDEIRPGATGKPVPGYRACVLDEAGRPLGPGIVGRLAVKGPTGCRYLADERQRDYVRDGWNLTGDAYEMDADGYFIYRSRTDDMIISAGYNIAGPEVEDALLRHPAVAECGVIGRPDPERGQLVEAHVVLRPGHAPSAQLTAQLQDFVKNQIAPYKYPRSIVYAEALPRTETGKLQRFRLRAKETA
- a CDS encoding response regulator: MKVLVVDDDVVSRMMLMHLIDSSGSFDITEAEDGADAWRQLSAGLRPAICFCDLRMPRLSGMDLLQHVRADPALADLPFVLVSSAGDRATVQQATQAGASGYIVKPFEAEHVRAHLARLLGGAGQALPAEDPAVTQARLGIDARRLQAYLAGFEQQLTAAPADIGALLERGDHQGAQARLERLAAGCATLGLHGALAALRGLQGTAPAPARLQQVLADVAAAVQRQAGLVAIL